One part of the Tolypothrix sp. NIES-4075 genome encodes these proteins:
- a CDS encoding peptidylprolyl isomerase: MTAILQVSDVWQQAATHLSKITSGEIISLLKQYGIMPQFMREVLIDCAIADITLTTEETFKACQQFYQQHQLNTDADLEAWLVSRSLSREQLDHIITRNTKLEYFKQGNWENKLESYFLQRKAKLDRVIYSLIRVKDIGIAQELYFRIQEGEQSFSELASQYSLGAEAETGGLLGPMELSVPHPDLAKMLIASQPNQLLPPTRLGEWIVILRLEKFIKAQLNESMRQRLLNELFENWIQTQYKQLIAH, encoded by the coding sequence ATGACTGCAATTTTGCAAGTTAGCGATGTTTGGCAACAAGCCGCTACACATTTAAGTAAAATTACATCTGGGGAAATTATTTCCTTACTGAAGCAGTATGGGATAATGCCGCAGTTTATGCGAGAGGTTCTGATCGATTGTGCGATCGCCGATATTACTCTCACAACCGAAGAAACCTTTAAAGCATGTCAACAGTTTTATCAGCAACATCAGCTTAATACTGATGCTGACTTAGAAGCATGGCTTGTATCTCGCTCTTTGTCTCGCGAACAACTTGACCATATTATCACTCGCAACACCAAGCTGGAATACTTCAAGCAAGGTAATTGGGAAAATAAACTAGAGTCTTATTTTCTCCAACGCAAAGCAAAGTTAGATCGGGTAATTTATTCATTAATTAGAGTCAAAGATATCGGTATTGCTCAAGAGCTTTACTTTCGCATTCAAGAAGGGGAACAGTCTTTTAGTGAACTTGCTAGTCAATATTCTTTAGGTGCAGAAGCGGAAACAGGGGGTTTACTCGGTCCGATGGAACTGTCAGTTCCCCATCCAGATTTAGCAAAAATGCTAATAGCAAGTCAACCAAATCAGCTTTTACCACCAACCCGTTTAGGAGAGTGGATCGTCATTTTACGGCTAGAAAAGTTTATCAAGGCTCAATTAAATGAGTCAATGCGGCAGCGACTATTAAACGAATTATTTGAAAATTGGATACAAACCCAGTATAAACAGCTGATTGCTCACTAA
- a CDS encoding peptidase domain-containing ABC transporter: MSYTTINTETFLKAIAPFDQLSENALSKVSQQTQLLRYRMGQTIVMREKIPAVIYIIFEGQARLLGYDPKSQMPVTLKLLQPGDILGWVGLIRGVGCETAIASSETICLTIKATEFLTLVQQEKAFASYFHNRPELIEVFDLLAAELQSHANNELLLEATNSNSLKELALKVHSEVTIVNLTEDSQSELPSDRLWLVSGGSIPEAIATRYNPQTHLTKAKHLRLLGFPANILPTPPLPPSPTPPLPTSHDDIPYAPQEPEGTHVETSNLKKYPYVRGSGRIDAVLACFQMLSKQLNLPFRREVLRKVLQNQERRTGSLSLQQCGAIAESLGLNAQLISLPVNAVGRLQAPAIVQWQDSFALLYEINTQAIVLGIPEVGVLRQKTADVASILLQSATKPDESPKEAVPVLLLQQTRYTPQQKFGLSWFLPSLYKYRQVLIEVFIASFFVQLFGLANPLMTQVIIDKVLVQNSAETLQVLGIFLIVIAVFEAILTSIRTYLFVDTTNRIDLALGSQIIDHLLRLPLRYFERRPVGELSTRVNELENIRQFLTGTALTVVLDAVFSVIYIVVMFIYSWLLSLVALSTLPLFVLLTTVVSPIVRRQLRSKAERNAEAQSHLVEVLSGIQTVKAQNIELRSRWQWQERYARYVSAGFKTVQTSTAAGSTSNFLSQLSSLLVLWVGAYLVLKGELTLGQLIAFRIIAGYVTSPLLRLTQLWQNFQETALSLERLSDIIDSPTESSESDRGNIPMPMIQGSVKYDNVSFRFNPSGALQLNNINLEFPAGIFVGIVGQSGSGKSTLMKLLPRLYPLESGRILIDGYDINKVELYSLRKQIGIVPQDTLLFDGTIQENIALNHPDASSEEIIEAAKIAFAHEFIMNLPNGYNTRVGERGASLSGGQRQRIAIARTILQNPQMLILDEATSALDYESERQVCLNLAEAFKGRTVFFITHRLSTIRNAELILMLDQGFVVEQGTHQQLMTEKGRYYCLYQQQEAQL; this comes from the coding sequence ATGAGCTACACAACAATTAACACCGAAACATTTCTCAAAGCGATCGCTCCTTTTGATCAACTTTCAGAAAACGCACTATCTAAGGTATCACAGCAGACACAGTTATTGCGCTACCGCATGGGACAAACAATTGTCATGCGGGAAAAAATACCCGCTGTGATTTATATTATTTTTGAAGGACAAGCGCGACTATTAGGATACGATCCAAAAAGTCAGATGCCGGTAACTTTAAAGTTACTGCAACCAGGAGATATTTTAGGTTGGGTTGGGTTGATTCGGGGAGTAGGTTGTGAAACAGCGATCGCTTCCAGTGAAACAATCTGTCTAACTATAAAAGCTACCGAATTTCTCACACTTGTACAGCAAGAAAAAGCCTTTGCATCTTACTTTCACAATCGTCCAGAATTAATCGAAGTCTTCGATTTGTTAGCAGCAGAACTGCAAAGTCACGCAAATAATGAGTTATTACTTGAAGCAACTAATTCAAATTCTTTAAAAGAATTAGCTTTAAAGGTTCATTCAGAAGTTACAATCGTCAATCTTACTGAAGATTCTCAAAGTGAATTGCCAAGCGATCGCTTGTGGTTAGTTAGTGGGGGAAGCATTCCAGAAGCGATCGCTACTCGCTATAATCCCCAAACGCACCTCACAAAAGCAAAGCATCTACGTTTACTTGGCTTTCCAGCCAACATTCTCCCCACTCCCCCCCTCCCCCCCTCCCCCACTCCTCCACTCCCCACTTCCCACGACGATATCCCCTACGCACCACAGGAACCAGAAGGAACACACGTAGAAACTTCTAACCTAAAAAAATATCCATACGTGCGCGGTAGTGGTAGGATAGATGCGGTTCTTGCTTGCTTTCAAATGTTGAGCAAGCAACTAAATTTGCCTTTTCGTCGGGAAGTTCTGCGTAAGGTTTTGCAAAATCAGGAACGACGAACAGGTTCGCTATCGTTGCAGCAATGTGGAGCGATCGCTGAATCATTGGGTTTAAATGCTCAACTTATCAGTTTACCAGTCAACGCGGTGGGACGACTTCAAGCACCGGCGATTGTACAATGGCAAGATAGTTTTGCCCTACTTTACGAAATCAATACTCAAGCGATCGTTTTAGGAATTCCCGAAGTTGGAGTTTTGCGGCAAAAAACCGCAGATGTTGCTAGTATTCTCCTACAATCGGCAACCAAACCAGACGAATCTCCAAAAGAAGCTGTTCCAGTTTTGCTGCTGCAACAAACTAGATACACACCGCAGCAAAAGTTTGGTTTAAGTTGGTTTTTACCTTCTTTATACAAATATCGTCAAGTACTAATAGAGGTATTTATTGCCTCTTTCTTTGTCCAATTATTTGGGTTAGCAAATCCGTTGATGACCCAAGTTATTATCGACAAAGTTTTAGTACAAAACAGCGCCGAAACATTGCAAGTATTAGGCATTTTTCTCATAGTAATTGCAGTCTTTGAGGCAATTCTAACTAGTATTCGTACTTATTTATTCGTCGATACCACCAATCGAATTGACTTAGCACTTGGTTCGCAAATTATTGACCATTTGCTACGTTTACCTTTACGATACTTTGAACGTCGTCCCGTAGGTGAATTATCAACACGAGTAAATGAATTAGAAAATATTCGCCAATTCTTAACCGGAACAGCTTTAACAGTCGTTTTGGATGCGGTGTTTTCGGTCATTTATATTGTGGTGATGTTTATCTACAGTTGGCTGTTGAGTTTAGTAGCGCTCTCCACATTACCATTATTCGTACTCCTAACAACAGTGGTTTCTCCAATTGTGCGACGACAACTGCGCTCCAAAGCAGAACGCAATGCGGAAGCGCAATCTCATTTAGTTGAAGTACTATCAGGTATCCAAACAGTAAAAGCGCAAAATATCGAATTGCGATCGCGTTGGCAATGGCAAGAACGTTACGCTCGTTATGTCAGTGCCGGTTTTAAGACAGTTCAAACATCCACCGCAGCCGGTTCCACCAGCAACTTCTTAAGTCAACTTTCCAGTTTATTAGTGTTGTGGGTAGGAGCTTATTTAGTACTCAAAGGCGAACTTACTTTAGGGCAATTAATCGCCTTTCGGATTATAGCAGGTTACGTCACCAGTCCATTGCTACGTTTAACGCAACTATGGCAGAATTTCCAAGAAACAGCGCTTTCTTTGGAACGGTTGAGCGACATTATCGACTCACCTACAGAATCTTCTGAAAGCGATCGCGGTAACATTCCCATGCCGATGATTCAGGGTTCAGTAAAGTATGATAATGTATCTTTCCGCTTCAATCCTAGCGGTGCGCTGCAACTCAACAACATCAACTTAGAATTTCCCGCTGGCATATTTGTGGGGATAGTCGGTCAAAGTGGTTCTGGCAAAAGTACATTGATGAAACTTCTACCGCGTTTGTATCCTTTAGAATCAGGTAGAATTTTAATCGACGGTTATGACATCAATAAAGTCGAACTTTATTCCTTAAGGAAACAAATCGGCATCGTACCACAAGATACGCTGTTATTTGATGGAACAATCCAAGAAAATATCGCTTTAAATCATCCAGACGCAAGCTCAGAAGAAATTATCGAAGCTGCCAAAATTGCCTTTGCTCACGAGTTCATTATGAACCTACCCAACGGTTACAATACCAGAGTTGGGGAGCGCGGTGCATCTCTTTCTGGTGGACAGCGACAACGAATAGCGATCGCTCGAACCATCCTGCAAAATCCGCAAATGCTCATTCTCGACGAAGCTACCAGCGCTCTTGATTACGAATCAGAACGGCAAGTTTGTTTAAATTTAGCCGAAGCATTTAAAGGACGCACAGTTTTCTTTATTACCCATCGTCTCAGCACAATCCGCAATGCCGAATTGATTTTAATGCTCGATCAAGGCTTTGTAGTCGAACAAGGAACCCATCAACAATTAATGACTGAAAAAGGTCGTTATTACTGCTTATATCAACAGCAAGAAGCACAACTGTAG